A genomic window from Phycisphaerae bacterium includes:
- a CDS encoding tryptophan 2,3-dioxygenase, whose protein sequence is MALTYGSYLKIEELLSLQEPKSFPPEHDEMLFIVIHQTYELWFRLMLHELDKVCGDFTRNDLFGAIHTWKRLRTILKTLVGQLDILETMTPMSFASFRDRLETSSGFQSAQFREFEFILGNKRPEMLKPCAGEPQGLARVEKRLHSRSVVDHFYDFLAHQGVEIPPALRSKPIEASTQPSPEVQEAILGLYKSGDRSAVVILFELMTDFDEGQQEWRYRHVKVVERTIGNKQGTGGSLGVEFLKRSLFQPVFPDLWAIRHRL, encoded by the coding sequence ATGGCGCTGACCTACGGCAGTTACCTGAAAATCGAGGAACTCCTGAGCCTTCAGGAGCCGAAGTCTTTTCCGCCGGAGCATGATGAGATGCTCTTCATCGTGATCCATCAGACCTACGAGCTCTGGTTTCGACTCATGCTGCATGAACTGGACAAAGTCTGTGGCGACTTCACCCGGAACGACCTGTTCGGGGCCATCCATACGTGGAAGCGCCTCCGAACAATCCTGAAGACGCTCGTCGGGCAGCTCGATATCCTCGAAACGATGACGCCGATGTCGTTTGCCAGCTTTCGCGACCGCCTCGAAACCTCGTCAGGCTTTCAATCCGCGCAGTTTCGAGAGTTTGAATTTATCCTGGGGAACAAGCGACCGGAGATGTTGAAACCGTGCGCGGGAGAGCCTCAGGGCCTCGCGCGCGTCGAGAAACGGCTGCATTCTCGCAGCGTCGTCGATCACTTCTATGACTTTCTGGCGCACCAAGGCGTCGAGATTCCGCCGGCGCTGCGATCAAAGCCGATCGAGGCTTCGACCCAACCCAGCCCGGAGGTTCAGGAAGCGATCCTTGGGCTATACAAATCAGGTGACCGTAGCGCGGTCGTGATTCTATTCGAACTCATGACCGACTTCGATGAAGGCCAGCAGGAATGGCGATATCGACACGTCAAAGTGGTCGAACGCACAATCGGGAACAAGCAAGGCACCGGCGGGTCACTCGGAGTTGAATTCCTTAAGCGATCATTGTTTCAGCCTGTTTTTCCGGATCTCTGGGCGATTCGGCACAGGCTCTAA
- a CDS encoding S41 family peptidase, with protein MPKRNLAWILIVAAIALLMWQLPQFIAGRDSIIHAFGPLVDACSQIQRRYAEPVDDQHMVNVAVDSAINAMIRDLGDPHAAYFNDQDYHRFQRRTDGLYGGIGVEVWPVDLGLEVLSREPDSPAVRAEILPGDIITHVDDRKVVGVPLVEAVNSLLNGPVDSPVRITIIRPSDSTQSAEPRQLVLYRAAIKLNPVHGWARSGPSGWHFMLDPKLRIGYVRLVKFTTDVDERLDEEFNRLQTAGVRALIVDLRENTGGLLESAKEVADRFLESGLIVRTSGRKADTKQWFASREGTYPRIPVAVLVNGTTASAAEIVAGALRDHERAVVVGERTYGKGSVQEVVPLTGNHGAIKLTTAYYYLFKGECIHRTPEADRAGSWGVLPNVVVALSPEERRLWAEAWREISREPVPTVDTGTSNGAGPIADHAGGTTSTATTSADAASAEDAAGAPPESIEADRLARESDRLIERDPQLRKALEILQKKLEPNAADSRDLATRRS; from the coding sequence ATGCCCAAGCGCAATCTCGCGTGGATTCTCATCGTCGCGGCCATCGCGCTTCTGATGTGGCAGCTTCCTCAGTTCATCGCCGGAAGAGACTCGATTATCCATGCCTTCGGCCCGCTGGTTGATGCGTGCTCGCAGATTCAGCGGCGATACGCCGAACCCGTCGATGATCAACACATGGTGAATGTCGCGGTCGATTCAGCCATTAACGCAATGATCCGCGATCTCGGCGACCCGCACGCCGCCTATTTCAATGATCAGGACTATCACCGATTTCAGCGGCGCACCGACGGGCTCTACGGTGGAATCGGCGTGGAGGTCTGGCCAGTGGATCTCGGCCTTGAAGTGCTCAGCCGCGAGCCGGATTCACCCGCCGTCCGAGCCGAAATTCTCCCCGGAGATATCATCACCCACGTCGACGACCGAAAGGTGGTTGGTGTTCCCCTGGTCGAGGCCGTGAATAGCCTCCTCAACGGACCGGTTGATTCACCCGTTCGAATCACGATCATTCGCCCCAGTGACTCAACTCAATCCGCCGAACCTCGTCAGTTGGTGCTTTATCGGGCGGCCATCAAGCTCAACCCGGTTCACGGCTGGGCACGCAGCGGGCCGTCCGGCTGGCATTTCATGCTCGACCCGAAGCTGCGTATCGGGTATGTGCGTCTGGTGAAATTCACAACAGACGTCGATGAGCGTCTGGACGAGGAATTCAACAGGCTTCAGACCGCGGGCGTCCGCGCGCTCATCGTCGATCTGCGGGAAAACACAGGCGGACTGCTGGAGAGTGCGAAGGAAGTTGCCGATCGATTTCTCGAATCCGGCCTGATCGTTCGAACCAGCGGCAGAAAGGCGGACACCAAGCAGTGGTTCGCTTCGCGCGAAGGCACTTATCCGCGAATTCCGGTGGCCGTGCTGGTCAACGGCACGACAGCCAGCGCCGCGGAAATCGTCGCGGGTGCGCTGCGCGACCATGAACGCGCCGTGGTGGTCGGCGAGCGAACCTATGGCAAGGGCAGCGTACAGGAGGTCGTACCACTCACCGGCAATCATGGTGCCATCAAGCTGACAACGGCATACTACTACCTCTTCAAGGGTGAGTGCATTCATCGCACTCCCGAGGCCGATCGCGCCGGGTCGTGGGGCGTGCTTCCGAATGTGGTCGTCGCGTTGAGCCCCGAGGAACGCCGGCTCTGGGCCGAAGCGTGGCGGGAAATCTCTCGTGAACCGGTGCCCACGGTTGACACGGGGACTTCGAACGGCGCCGGTCCGATCGCCGATCATGCCGGGGGAACCACATCGACGGCAACCACCAGCGCGGACGCGGCTTCAGCCGAGGACGCAGCCGGCGCCCCTCCCGAATCGATCGAAGCCGATCGACTGGCACGCGAATCCGATCGCCTGATTGAACGCGACCCGCAGCTCAGAAAGGCCCTGGAAATACTACAGAAGAAGCTGGAACCCAATGCGGCCGATTCACGGGATCTCGCAACGCGGCGTTCCTGA
- a CDS encoding ATP-binding protein — protein MSVSYETYERLKDRGLASYKNGDYAAAKPFLMQAADAMIKIAAETPDAAQRNRRKAMAAELIEFARQCDQRVEDKRTNRRAAAKDGDDSGAKAGDWIVREVPDIGFDDIAGLDDVKHEIRLKMIYPFAHPELAEQYRIGVGGGLLLYGPPGTGKTMIAKAIAKEIEATMFVVSPAQVLSKWVGEAEQNIRKLFEAAKAEPKAIIFIDEIEALVPSRRDSNSSVMTRVVPQILQEIEGFDRKGSRPLLFVGATNEPWALDSAMMRPGRFDSKVYVPLPDAPARHRLLEIYLGKRPVGTDVDFGELVQRLNGYSGADIKAIVERAATIPFMEAVGGGEPRPISRSDLEQMTKATPPSVSKKDLIRFEQFAEAN, from the coding sequence ATGTCTGTCTCATACGAAACCTACGAGCGTCTGAAGGACCGGGGCCTGGCCTCCTATAAGAATGGTGACTATGCCGCCGCCAAGCCGTTCCTCATGCAGGCTGCGGACGCGATGATAAAGATCGCCGCGGAAACGCCCGACGCCGCGCAGCGCAATCGGCGCAAGGCGATGGCAGCGGAACTGATCGAGTTTGCCCGACAATGCGATCAACGGGTCGAAGATAAGCGCACGAATCGACGCGCCGCCGCGAAGGATGGCGACGATTCCGGAGCAAAAGCCGGAGACTGGATCGTGCGCGAGGTGCCGGACATCGGCTTCGATGACATTGCCGGACTTGACGATGTCAAACATGAAATCCGGCTCAAAATGATCTACCCCTTCGCGCATCCCGAACTGGCTGAACAATATCGGATCGGTGTCGGCGGCGGACTGTTGCTCTACGGCCCGCCTGGCACTGGGAAGACCATGATTGCTAAGGCGATCGCGAAGGAAATCGAAGCGACAATGTTTGTCGTCTCGCCCGCACAAGTGCTCAGCAAGTGGGTCGGCGAGGCCGAGCAGAATATTCGCAAACTTTTTGAAGCGGCCAAGGCCGAACCAAAAGCTATTATATTCATAGATGAGATTGAAGCGCTCGTCCCGAGCCGACGAGACTCCAACAGCAGCGTCATGACGAGGGTCGTGCCGCAGATTCTACAGGAAATCGAGGGCTTCGATCGCAAGGGAAGCCGGCCGCTCCTGTTCGTCGGAGCAACGAACGAACCGTGGGCACTGGACTCAGCCATGATGCGGCCTGGCCGTTTCGATTCGAAGGTGTACGTCCCATTGCCTGATGCCCCTGCGCGGCACCGGCTGCTTGAGATTTACCTCGGCAAGCGGCCGGTCGGGACTGACGTGGATTTTGGGGAATTGGTCCAACGCCTGAATGGTTACAGCGGTGCCGACATCAAGGCCATCGTCGAGCGAGCTGCGACGATACCCTTCATGGAAGCCGTCGGAGGCGGCGAGCCCCGGCCGATCTCCAGATCAGATCTGGAGCAGATGACCAAAGCGACACCGCCCAGCGTCTCGAAAAAAGACCTGATCCGTTTCGAGCAGTTCGCGGAGGCGAACTGA
- a CDS encoding HU family DNA-binding protein, producing the protein MAQSKKMSKSGLISHIAEKNEMSKKQVIAFMDTLVNVAYKEARHGFTLPGIGKLVLVKRKARIGRNPATGQQIKIPAKTVVKFRVAKAAKDAILTK; encoded by the coding sequence ATGGCCCAATCAAAGAAGATGTCGAAGTCCGGCCTCATCAGCCACATCGCCGAGAAGAATGAGATGAGCAAGAAGCAGGTGATCGCATTCATGGACACGCTGGTGAACGTCGCCTACAAGGAAGCGCGGCATGGCTTCACGCTGCCCGGCATCGGCAAGTTGGTCCTCGTCAAGCGAAAGGCTCGAATTGGACGAAACCCGGCGACGGGTCAGCAGATCAAGATTCCAGCGAAGACCGTGGTGAAGTTCCGCGTCGCGAAGGCCGCAAAGGATGCCATCCTGACGAAGTGA
- a CDS encoding acyloxyacyl hydrolase has translation MAKNRPIPNVLARKLALAFAAHFMLATQPGCNGGIHRKGEHQIGISGSFGHAIKGETVWHDGLGRADNAAIAVDYRYFLKDRLAVGGSVTPYRNYNLAGPDAYAGEFNLGVRYYFWEFDLLEKPVGLYGEISGGLMQSSRSVPEDGTHTNFTQDNAVGLEWRLSENVSVLTGYRFRHISNGYVFGSENPAQNDNQVFAGVAITWK, from the coding sequence ATGGCAAAAAACCGGCCGATTCCCAACGTACTTGCCCGAAAGCTCGCCCTGGCATTCGCGGCTCATTTCATGCTGGCGACGCAGCCCGGCTGCAACGGCGGCATACACCGAAAAGGCGAGCATCAGATCGGCATTAGCGGCTCATTCGGACATGCCATCAAAGGTGAAACCGTCTGGCACGACGGGCTGGGCCGCGCCGACAACGCCGCGATCGCGGTGGACTATCGATACTTTCTGAAGGATCGGCTCGCCGTGGGCGGATCCGTAACGCCATATCGAAATTACAACTTGGCCGGACCAGACGCCTACGCCGGAGAATTCAACCTCGGCGTGAGATACTACTTCTGGGAGTTTGATTTACTCGAAAAACCCGTCGGCCTGTACGGAGAAATCAGTGGCGGGCTCATGCAGTCCAGCCGAAGCGTGCCGGAAGACGGCACCCACACCAACTTCACGCAGGACAATGCGGTTGGTCTCGAATGGCGGCTGAGCGAAAACGTCAGCGTCCTGACCGGATATCGCTTCCGTCACATCTCGAACGGGTACGTTTTTGGAAGCGAGAATCCCGCGCAGAACGACAATCAGGTCTTCGCCGGAGTCGCGATCACCTGGAAATAG
- the tsaD gene encoding tRNA (adenosine(37)-N6)-threonylcarbamoyltransferase complex transferase subunit TsaD gives MTRILGIETSCDETSVAVVDDGRQVLCNLTATQFDLHAKYGGVVPEIASRAHIEKLDLLIREALTQSNTTIDEIDAIAVTRGPGLIGSLLVGVTAAKTIAWSWTKPLVGVNHIHAHATSAAIDLDRHPWPAIALVVSGGHTSLYHVLSPLDVRLLGGTIDDAAGEAFDKVASILQLGFPGGPIVDKRARRGRSDAVRLPRSRLDPNSLDFSFSGLKTAVLYHVHGPGRTTGGFDRLTESDLDDICASFSAAVIDVLVDKTMLAVRQTGVGAVVVGGGVAANSMLRDRLAVACAAGTGHAINREKRQRSKSGRASDTTPVATPVDSSPTKAAEGPPGPIALHLTPMKYCTDNAAMIAALGYHLFVNGRRDDLSLSATANIAKL, from the coding sequence ATGACACGAATCCTCGGCATTGAAACAAGCTGCGATGAAACCTCCGTTGCCGTCGTCGACGACGGTCGCCAGGTGCTTTGCAACCTCACTGCAACACAGTTCGATCTGCACGCGAAGTACGGCGGCGTCGTGCCGGAGATCGCCTCGCGCGCTCACATCGAAAAGCTCGACCTGCTCATCCGCGAGGCGCTGACCCAGTCAAACACGACGATCGATGAAATTGATGCCATTGCAGTGACACGCGGTCCGGGCCTGATAGGTTCGCTGCTTGTCGGGGTCACAGCCGCGAAAACAATCGCATGGAGCTGGACTAAACCGCTCGTTGGCGTCAACCATATCCACGCCCACGCCACCAGCGCCGCAATCGACTTGGACCGGCACCCGTGGCCGGCCATCGCGCTGGTCGTGTCCGGCGGACACACCTCTCTCTACCATGTGCTCAGTCCACTTGATGTGCGACTCCTGGGCGGGACCATCGATGACGCAGCCGGTGAGGCGTTCGACAAGGTTGCGTCCATCCTGCAGCTCGGATTCCCCGGCGGGCCGATCGTCGACAAGCGCGCCAGGCGGGGTCGCTCCGATGCCGTGCGTCTGCCGCGATCCCGGCTCGATCCAAACTCGCTCGACTTCTCATTCAGCGGGCTGAAGACCGCGGTGCTTTACCATGTCCACGGTCCCGGCCGGACCACCGGCGGATTTGACCGACTGACTGAAAGCGATCTCGACGACATCTGCGCTTCGTTCAGCGCAGCCGTCATTGACGTACTGGTCGATAAGACAATGCTCGCAGTTCGGCAAACCGGTGTCGGAGCGGTGGTCGTCGGTGGTGGCGTCGCGGCCAATTCCATGCTCCGTGACCGGCTGGCGGTTGCTTGCGCGGCGGGGACCGGCCATGCGATCAACCGGGAAAAACGCCAAAGGTCGAAGTCCGGCCGCGCGTCCGACACCACTCCCGTCGCCACCCCAGTGGACTCTTCGCCAACGAAGGCCGCCGAGGGCCCGCCCGGGCCGATCGCGCTGCACTTGACGCCGATGAAATACTGCACAGACAACGCCGCCATGATCGCCGCACTGGGCTATCATCTGTTCGTGAACGGCCGCCGGGACGATCTGAGCCTTTCCGCCACTGCAAATATCGCAAAGCTGTAA
- a CDS encoding RidA family protein has product MDFDSSRAPEPVGAFPHAKRVGDFLFLSGIGPRKRGSREIPGVTFGADGAVVAYDVRIQTLAVFENIRFVLEDAGARWEDIVDVQVFLTDMKKDFQTFNRLYAEHFAGPGKPNPTRTTVEVGSLPTPIAVELKVIAAVGR; this is encoded by the coding sequence ATGGATTTTGACAGCAGTCGTGCGCCAGAACCGGTCGGGGCGTTTCCACATGCCAAGCGCGTCGGCGATTTTCTGTTTCTATCGGGCATCGGTCCGCGAAAGCGGGGAAGCAGGGAAATCCCCGGCGTCACATTCGGTGCGGACGGCGCGGTGGTCGCATATGACGTCAGGATTCAGACGCTGGCCGTATTTGAGAACATTCGATTTGTCCTTGAAGATGCCGGCGCTCGATGGGAAGACATTGTCGATGTGCAGGTGTTCCTTACGGACATGAAGAAAGATTTCCAGACCTTTAACCGGCTGTACGCCGAGCACTTCGCGGGTCCCGGAAAGCCGAATCCGACTCGCACGACTGTCGAAGTCGGCTCGCTTCCGACGCCCATCGCCGTTGAATTGAAAGTGATCGCGGCCGTCGGGCGCTAG
- a CDS encoding phospholipid carrier-dependent glycosyltransferase, translated as MSATYGSDRSHRAAWHGPFCFVFSMFVAAFGMTIARGSVAHMDIMQREQTDLRIAEGLRSAPMFGARPTLEPARLRLPMYVNALASWWTGRSDLAQSRDVSAFAGAVTVVAAAGLANLQFGMGTGLLTAVLLAFAPYFLAYSRLAMTEGDVFFACFATLGLWGYSSYLRAPTAARWLLAAILFGLSLGTTVLAFFLLPVFWVLSATTYSEPAFRLSRMPDHTRRLNRLLAWQFAIILVTALIALLDRYPPDQPGLEFVARHARTSAIVGWGVLALMWLATIVYVLSIGILSRSRGERFRAFAAMGFSSFFVLMPVHLLDPCIARELIIRGFTWDHHWPFALILDQLRLCSGVLLLKLTVPVGIVTVLALIYAMLREREDSRWRPCIVATVIFVIALCSLPQRQSCLLMGIYPLVVITTAGALVGTIRWVRELRSTGLIVAWLLVFAAGVAIVGFESRRAWPDYQVYGAELLSDRTNWRWLGADSRGSCNLIQTSCDGVESVIEWCESSDTVFPGARVVSFFWEDGIVRSALPERPRYVFVPRGGTSASDELPAPPAIHNADFVLLHVNNVLGYCGHSPDMPAADELNTLFEPVFTVKRGPLEVAWVYGRKPR; from the coding sequence ATGAGCGCGACCTACGGATCTGATCGCAGTCATCGAGCGGCATGGCACGGGCCGTTTTGCTTCGTGTTTTCAATGTTCGTCGCCGCATTCGGCATGACGATCGCGCGCGGGTCGGTAGCGCACATGGATATCATGCAGCGCGAGCAGACTGATCTCCGGATCGCCGAAGGACTGCGAAGCGCTCCGATGTTTGGCGCACGGCCGACGCTCGAGCCGGCTCGACTTCGGCTTCCAATGTATGTCAATGCGTTGGCATCCTGGTGGACCGGACGGAGCGATCTCGCCCAGTCGCGCGATGTCAGCGCCTTTGCTGGGGCGGTGACCGTGGTCGCCGCCGCCGGCCTTGCGAATCTGCAATTCGGCATGGGCACCGGTCTGTTGACTGCGGTGCTTTTGGCCTTCGCTCCGTATTTCCTGGCGTACAGCCGGCTGGCCATGACCGAGGGCGACGTTTTTTTTGCATGCTTTGCGACTCTTGGTCTCTGGGGATATTCATCCTACCTGCGAGCGCCGACGGCCGCTCGATGGTTGCTGGCCGCGATACTCTTTGGTCTTTCACTCGGGACGACGGTATTGGCCTTTTTCCTGCTGCCGGTGTTCTGGGTGCTTTCGGCCACGACTTACTCAGAGCCGGCGTTTCGCCTGTCGCGTATGCCCGATCACACTCGTCGGCTGAATCGCCTGCTGGCATGGCAGTTCGCCATTATTCTCGTGACGGCGTTGATCGCGCTTCTGGATCGTTATCCTCCCGATCAGCCGGGGCTGGAGTTTGTAGCGAGGCATGCCCGGACCTCGGCCATCGTGGGATGGGGTGTTCTTGCGCTGATGTGGCTCGCTACGATCGTCTATGTGCTTTCGATCGGGATCCTCTCACGCAGCCGCGGGGAGCGGTTCCGTGCCTTTGCGGCGATGGGGTTCAGCTCATTTTTCGTGTTGATGCCGGTCCACCTGCTGGATCCCTGCATTGCGCGAGAACTGATAATTCGCGGCTTCACCTGGGACCATCATTGGCCGTTCGCGTTGATACTGGATCAGCTTCGGCTTTGTTCCGGCGTACTGCTGCTGAAGCTGACCGTACCCGTGGGTATTGTCACGGTTTTGGCACTGATCTATGCGATGTTACGTGAGCGTGAAGACAGCCGCTGGCGGCCCTGCATCGTAGCGACGGTGATCTTTGTGATCGCACTTTGTTCGCTGCCGCAGCGACAGAGCTGCCTCCTGATGGGAATTTATCCGCTCGTGGTCATTACGACGGCCGGCGCGCTGGTTGGCACCATTCGATGGGTGCGCGAGCTGCGTTCCACCGGATTGATCGTCGCATGGCTGCTTGTGTTTGCTGCGGGCGTCGCGATTGTCGGGTTCGAGTCTCGCCGGGCCTGGCCGGACTATCAGGTATACGGAGCGGAGCTGCTGTCGGACCGGACGAACTGGCGATGGCTTGGAGCCGATTCGCGTGGGAGCTGCAATTTGATTCAGACGTCGTGCGATGGTGTTGAGTCTGTTATCGAATGGTGCGAATCAAGTGACACTGTCTTTCCTGGAGCGCGCGTCGTGAGCTTCTTTTGGGAGGATGGCATTGTGCGGTCGGCGTTGCCGGAACGACCCCGGTATGTTTTTGTTCCGCGCGGTGGGACTTCAGCGTCGGACGAATTGCCCGCGCCACCGGCCATCCACAATGCCGATTTTGTGCTGCTTCATGTCAACAATGTGCTGGGATATTGCGGCCACTCGCCGGACATGCCCGCCGCCGACGAATTGAACACGCTCTTTGAACCGGTATTCACCGTAAAGCGCGGCCCGCTCGAGGTTGCCTGGGTATACGGCCGGAAGCCACGTTGA
- a CDS encoding FAD-dependent monooxygenase, which produces MTRTHQPRFTIVGGGLAGGVLANYLGAAGFEVHVYEKRPDQRKAGVIGGRSINLALSVRGMHALGEIGVLDSVMKQAVPMPGRMIHAIDGSTVFQPYGTRGEAINSVSRGGLNCILLDAAERYAGVKLHFDHKCLDVDIDTGETTYERSGGQIVKASGDIVIGADGAFSPVRARMQRLDRFDYSQNYLEHGYKELHIPPADGGGWRIEKNALHIWPRRSYMMIALPNADGSFTVTCFWPFDGANGFNNLRNGTDVVAYFNEHFRDAVPLMPTLATDFFENPTSTLVTVRCAPWYYKDRVVMLGDAAHAIVPFFGQGMNCAFEDCTALIERIRSADGDYESAFRAFNHDRKRHADAIADLALQNFIEMRDKVGDPAFLRKKQWEKRLHRWFPKSYTPLYELVSFTRVGYADAVDQARRQELAIALIMQLLIVGVSIVILLILALSYFVR; this is translated from the coding sequence ATGACACGCACGCATCAACCTCGTTTCACGATCGTCGGCGGCGGACTTGCGGGCGGCGTGCTCGCAAACTACCTCGGCGCTGCGGGCTTCGAAGTCCATGTCTATGAAAAACGGCCCGATCAGCGAAAAGCCGGCGTAATCGGTGGTCGCTCGATCAATCTGGCCCTTTCCGTTCGAGGAATGCACGCGCTGGGCGAAATCGGCGTCCTCGACTCGGTCATGAAACAGGCCGTCCCCATGCCCGGCCGCATGATTCACGCCATCGACGGCTCGACCGTGTTCCAGCCTTACGGCACCCGCGGCGAGGCCATCAATAGCGTCTCCCGCGGCGGACTCAATTGCATTCTGCTCGATGCCGCCGAGCGATATGCCGGCGTCAAACTTCATTTCGATCACAAGTGCCTTGACGTTGACATCGACACCGGGGAGACCACCTACGAACGATCCGGCGGCCAAATCGTCAAGGCATCGGGAGATATCGTCATCGGCGCTGACGGCGCGTTCAGTCCGGTCCGAGCGCGCATGCAGCGCCTTGATCGGTTCGACTACAGCCAGAATTATCTCGAGCACGGATACAAGGAACTGCACATTCCACCGGCCGACGGCGGCGGTTGGCGCATTGAGAAGAACGCACTGCACATCTGGCCACGGCGAAGCTATATGATGATCGCGTTGCCCAATGCCGACGGTTCCTTCACGGTGACATGCTTCTGGCCGTTCGATGGCGCGAATGGCTTTAATAACCTGCGCAATGGCACCGACGTCGTGGCCTACTTCAACGAGCACTTTCGCGACGCCGTGCCATTGATGCCCACCCTTGCGACCGACTTTTTCGAAAATCCAACCAGTACGCTTGTCACGGTGCGCTGCGCCCCGTGGTATTACAAGGATCGCGTGGTCATGCTGGGCGACGCGGCACATGCCATCGTTCCCTTTTTCGGGCAGGGGATGAACTGCGCATTTGAGGACTGCACGGCGCTCATCGAGCGAATCAGAAGTGCCGACGGCGACTACGAATCGGCTTTTCGCGCCTTTAACCACGATCGCAAGCGACACGCCGACGCCATCGCTGATCTCGCGCTGCAGAACTTCATCGAAATGCGCGACAAGGTCGGCGACCCCGCCTTTCTGAGAAAGAAGCAATGGGAAAAGCGGCTGCACCGCTGGTTTCCGAAGTCGTACACCCCGCTATACGAACTGGTCAGCTTCACGCGCGTCGGCTACGCAGACGCCGTCGACCAGGCAAGGCGACAGGAGCTTGCCATCGCATTGATAATGCAGCTGCTCATTGTCGGCGTATCAATCGTCATTTTGCTGATCCTGGCGCTGAGCTATTTCGTCAGGTAA
- a CDS encoding cyclase family protein, whose protein sequence is MLYDISPPITPTLGVWPGDTSASREILCDIHRGDSITLSTLRATVHLGAHADGPNHYGKDAPAIDQRALDYYLGPCLVAHVGVARGARVDRSAVEAALDRLRVEPVERRAAEERGQPKMLKLPPRLLIATGTFPDPFRWNNDFAALDPALVDGLHGLGVVTVGIDTPSVDLIDSKDLPAHAAFLRNDMAILEGLALNDVPEGIYELIALPLRLVGFDASPVRAILRSMPESIAR, encoded by the coding sequence ATGCTTTATGATATCTCTCCTCCGATCACGCCGACGCTTGGTGTCTGGCCGGGTGACACATCCGCGTCGCGAGAGATACTCTGCGACATACATCGCGGAGACTCCATCACGCTGTCAACGCTGCGCGCCACCGTCCATCTTGGCGCGCACGCCGACGGGCCGAACCACTACGGCAAAGACGCGCCGGCGATCGATCAACGTGCGCTGGACTACTACCTCGGCCCCTGCCTTGTGGCACACGTAGGCGTAGCTCGCGGCGCGCGGGTCGATCGGTCTGCCGTCGAAGCGGCATTGGACCGTTTGCGCGTTGAGCCAGTTGAGCGGCGCGCAGCCGAAGAACGTGGTCAACCGAAAATGTTGAAGTTGCCGCCCCGACTATTGATCGCGACAGGAACGTTTCCTGACCCATTTCGATGGAATAACGATTTTGCCGCGCTCGATCCAGCCCTCGTCGATGGCCTGCACGGCCTCGGCGTCGTCACCGTCGGTATCGACACACCAAGCGTTGACCTGATCGATTCAAAAGACCTGCCGGCGCATGCGGCATTCCTTCGCAATGACATGGCGATTCTGGAAGGACTTGCACTCAATGACGTGCCGGAGGGGATCTATGAACTAATAGCGCTGCCGCTGCGCCTCGTCGGTTTCGACGCCAGCCCCGTTCGTGCGATACTTCGCTCAATGCCTGAATCAATCGCCCGCTAG